In Carassius gibelio isolate Cgi1373 ecotype wild population from Czech Republic chromosome B20, carGib1.2-hapl.c, whole genome shotgun sequence, the following are encoded in one genomic region:
- the LOC127984012 gene encoding FAU ubiquitin-like and ribosomal protein S30: MQLFLRAQTLHTLHVSGEESVRDVKARVQALEGVSVDEQVLLLAGAPLEDDVSLLDCGVSELCTLELTVRLLGGKVHGSLARAGKVRGQTPKVDKQEKKKKKTGRAKRRIQYNRRFVNVVPTFGKKKGPNANS, from the exons ATGCAGCTGTTCCTGCGCGCACAGACTCTGCACACGCTCCATGTGTCCGGTGAAGAGAGTGTCCGTGACGTGAAG gctCGTGTCCAGGCTCTGGAGGGCGTGTCTGTGGACGAGCAGGTTCTTCTTCTGGCTGGAGCTCCTCTGGAGGACGATGTGTCTCTTCTGGACTGTGGTGTGTCCGAGCTCTGCACTCTCGAGCTGACCGTCAGACTCCTGGGAG gTAAAGTCCACGGATCTCTGGCTCGTGCCGGTAAAGTAAGAGGACAGACTCCCAAA GTGGACAaacaggagaagaagaagaagaagacgggCCGAGCCAAGCGTCGCATCCAGTACAACCGCCGCTTCGTCAACGTGGTGCCCACCTTCGGCAAGAAGAAGGGTCCCAACGCTAACTCCTAA